A window of Phragmites australis chromosome 2, lpPhrAust1.1, whole genome shotgun sequence genomic DNA:
TCTcaaacttagttcgtcgatctgTCATCGATTATGTTCGCCTTCGaacaacacctgcacatgaatcaaaaaACGAGTACGAGCGCAAGTCCTTctcgacttgactcaagatcagttcacgtaACACCACGCAAACTTAAAGCAAAATCAATACGCTAATATAAGCAAACCCAAATATTGATAGCGTATCAAACTATCTATGCTATCGAAACATATCTAAATAATATCTTAGCAACTTATGAACAgcatcctaatgtcattatacTAAATTACTTTGTTTTGTCAATTTCAacattcaaaccaattttttatcacatgatttCACACTCCCTCCTCCATGGACATAATCCCCCTTGCCAGATGCCAAGTTTTTTAAGTACCTTTTCTTCCATTTTAACCCAATCAATGAGGTGAAGTCTACTAGGACTTACTTGGACTCTCAAGTACTTAATAGTTAATAGGGATGGATCCTATTTGATAATGAAAGATATCTGCATATTTTTCAGCTAAAACATGATCACCTCACTCTTctgaaaattaattttggtacCAGACATTAATTCATACATATAAAGAAGCAACTTGAGATTGTTGGCTTTGACAAAATCATGTTGAAAGCAAAGAATTGTGTCATCAACATATTGTAAAAGAGTCGATTCCTTATTTGTCACTGAAGGTTTACCACACTTCCTTATTTGCCACTAATGTCCCACATGCCATTGAAAGAATGAGTGGCAAATAAGGGAATGGGTAAACTTTCAGTGGCAAATAAGAAATTTATCCATTGTTGTAAAATGGCAATACCGCCTTCAAACAGATAGGGGACAAGACCAGTCACCTGTCCATTGCTCTGAGCAGTTGTTATCATTTTAACCAGGGAGTCAGCAACCAGATTAAACAGGAAACAAGATAAAGGATCACCCTGTCTTACCCTTTTATGGCTAACAAAGTAAGAACCTATAGTATTATTTAGCTTAACACTTAAGGTGCCATCACATACCACTGTTTTAATCCATATTTTCCATTTGGAGCTGAAACCTCTTATATCCAGACATTTAAATAGGAAATCCCAGCAGACTTTGTCATAagctttttcaaaatctagtTTCAACACTACTCCTATTTGTTTCTGTCTTTTGGTCTTACGAAGGATTTCATGAAGGGATATAATCTTATCCATAATGTTCCTATTTTTGATGAAAGCATTTTGATAGGGATTTATAATTTTGCCCATAAAAGGTTCCAGTCTATTAGTTAAAACCTTTGTAATTTATTTATAGGAACAATTCATAAGGCGAATGGGCCTGAATTGCTGTATTCTCTCAGCCCTACTCACTTTAGGAAGGAGAGTAATAACTCCATAGTTGAGTCTTTTTACATCAAGAGATCCTATATGGAAATCATTGAAAAGGTTAAGCAAATCATTCTTTATAATGTGCGAGAGATGGAGATCTGCGCTGCTCGTATGCACtcaaacagagagagagagagagagagagagagagagagagttggggGAAGGGAATGAAGGGGACAGGGGTGGCGGCTGTGCTTTGGGGCTGCacacggagagagagaggtgaggtaGGGTTTGGGACTTATTGGGCTAATATGGCTGCTTTGATGGTTGGGCCTTAGTGGtatttcaattattttcttCTCCTAGCCTGCCTTTCCTGGTACTTCAAAGTCGAATGCTACTGCTGCTCCAACAGGATCTTCTGTGCAATGCCTGCATGTCAGCCCCACAAGACCATATGGCACACTAGTTCGGTAGGCTGGTGGCACTTAAGTTAGCACTAGCAATTGTGAATTCTGATGTGTATATTCACCACGCTGATGTGTGAATGACGTTGCCACGTCACGTTCCATAGGCGTTGTAAaggtgtgaaggtggtgggtcgtAATGCCTCGCTACACCGCCGTAACAACTATAGATAGATGTGTGCACAAGGGAGGCGTGGTGGGACTCATGAAAGTGTTAGCTTCTTTTTTTTGGTGAACTGATTACATTATGTCGCTTCATTGACTAATTCACCCTGTTTAGAATTGATCTTACTGTTTATTTACCGTGGTACACACTAACTACCCATATTTATAAGTTCTTTCATTCGCCTGCAATAATTTGGATAATATCATGGGCCATTCCTGTTCCTTTGTACTTGATTTTACAGAAATTGCTGTATTCCTGCTAGTTTTGCATTTCTTACTTTGCATTTCATACAGTCCTGACCAGTTTCATACTGTACATTTTGATTTCAGCATGTGAGCGACTCATTCTGCTGCATCATGATCCGTGTGAACTGAGGGATTATGCCGCCCTTCTGTATCACTGTGGGTACTATGAAGATTGCCTAGAGTACTTAACGTCATACCAAACAGCCATGGTGATTCTTTTTCAGATGTGATGCTGTCATTGGAGAAATCCAGAAATGTAGAACTCATTAACATCACTCTTCGTTTTTTCCTTGCAGGCTGGTAAGTCACCGATCACTCCATGGGACATCTTGGAGGATGAAGCCGTAAATACTCTCAGAGCGCGGGTAAGCCTAATTTTAGCAGAGGATGGCTGGAGCAGCCACAGACGACCGGCTGCAAATTACTGGACCAAAAACTCCGAGCCGTGGTAGATTAGACAGGCATTCTTGATCGTCGTTGTGCCTGAGCTCTGAAGCAAAGGACATGAGACTGTATAGCTTTCCGAAACATGGCTCTACAACTTGTACATAAAATGGCCCATCAGACATTTGATAATCCATACATGATGAGCTGAATTCCTGATCCGACACACCATCAGAAATGTTGAGATGGCATATCCTGCTGTCTCCTCTGCATGGGCCAACTTTAGATTGGATTTGATACAACATATGCTCTATATCTGTAGTACTAAACCACATTTTGTTGTTCAACAACGACAATGTAAATCTCAGAGGTGTCGTAAAGCTTTGCGAGGCATAAACTTGTCGCCTTTAAACCACACTAGAGGGGACACACATTTGAGTTGTGAGTTCTTCCTATCGACAATTGACGGATCGTCTAAGACACCATAGGAAACATGCTCATTTTCACAGAATAATCATTCAGAGGCATCACAGAAGAATTGCAAGAACCGAATTAATACAATTTCGCAATCGCAATACATGGAAGGAgaggtgccagatgatcaagaCTATAGAACTGACTGTCTGACGTGACATAGTTAATATTAATTCACGAGTCATGAATCTAATATAGCAGACGAAACAAATACTCCCTGACGAGGAATAACCTAACCACTACGTTCGCGAGTATGCAACCAGCAAGATCACTGAAGCATCAAGACGAGACTGATGAGGACAACCGTTGCCGCTGCCACGGCGAAGGCGACGCTGGCAGTAACCACGGTGGCCGCGCTGGAGGACGCGCCCGGCCACCCGGACGGCCAGGGGCGACGACCACCAGACCCGCCGTGGCCCAGTTGTGTAGATGTCGCCGGTCCAGAGGCCGGGCCGGGCGCGGCTGCCGGGGACGTGGCCCCGGCCGCCGGGTGCACCATGACGCGCACGATGAGCCTCTGTCCCTCCTCGCAGTGTCCGGGCTCGCCGctgatgaagcagaagaagccCGGGTGGTCGAGGCGGAATGTGGTGGCGCCGTCGGCGAACGTGGCGAGCGGCTCCGTGGCGTTGCAGGCGTCGAAGGCCTCCCGGTCCACCACCAGCACCGAGTCGTTCGCGTACTTGAAGTCTGCGAAAGATCAACACATACGCCATGGTTGGCAACTATCTTGCAGCCTTGCACATCATGCATGGGACTGGATTGTTAGTCTACTTACAGAGGTGGTCGCCGACGTGGAACCGGTTGTTCATGGCCCACCAGCCGTAGCTGGTGCCGGCGTCGGGGACGCGCCACCCTCGCGGGCCGCCGACGTGGAACACCAGCTCCGGCGCCGCCTCCGCGACGCCTggaccgaggaggaggaagaggattaCGGCAACAAGGGCCAGCGCGGGGACGAGCGGGAGCCCCCCGCGGGAGCCAGCGGTCAGGGCCATGGATCTAGCTTGCAGGCGGTGCGTTCGCGGCGCGTGGGAAGCCTCTGGCTTGGCAGTGGCCGCCGGTCGCCGTGCAGCTGCGTGATCCGCAGGGCTCGAtggcttgggggggggggggggggggcgtgtgGAGTGGGGTGATAGTGAAACTGCAGGGGCGCGTTCGTGGACGTGCGCGCGCGTTTTATAGGGGCTTGGTGTGCCAGCCATGCTGGGTCGGGTGCGCGTCGCCGGTTAGAGTTTGACCGCGCACGAGCGAGCGCGCTCTGGAGTTGCTGCCATTGATGGGGACGTGCGAGCGGAGGGCCGGACGTGGGGAACGAGGTGGCGGCGGTTACGACGAGGAGGCTGCACGCCATTGCCGATCCAGTTGCCAACTCCGATGGCCGGATGCTATGCTTGTGCCCCGCCGCAACTAGGAACATGTAGCGGTGAGCCGTTTCGAGCGATTGTTTCGCAGAGCCAAAGGTAGTGTAGCACCGTGCAAGTACGTGACACGCACGTACGGTACATCGTACATGTGCCAGTCTCTACTTCTGCTACATGTAAATACCACATGAAACGCATTAACTTAATACCCCCAAAAAGAAAACGCGATGTGAATTTTCCTCTACAAAacatatgcatgtatatatgcCACCATATGTAAATTTTGAATGGAGGAAATATTCCTTGTTACAAACAGCTCCATAGTAGGGTTGAGTATGGATCGGCTGCAGGTGGCTTGGAGAACAAAAGAGGAGATCGACTTACAGATACGGGCGTCCCAGGCAAGCATCAGTATACAGCTCCAAGATGAAAACGATTTGCGTTCAGATGTGCTGGTTTTCGGTTGTTTTCTGTGTTATTTTGTAAGTGCTCTCTACTGTTTTTCATTTGCCCGGTTACTTTGTTCTGGCCAGGCAAAAGTGTTTGCAAATCTCTTTTGGTAGCTTAATGAAAAGGCCGCGCTCCTGCCACATTTccgtcaaaaaaaaagaaaagaaaaacaaataagGAGCTACCACAAGATAAAGTGCCGGGACCGACGGTTTTACTGGTAGGTTCGATAAATCTTGCTGGCCAATGTCAAGGTGGATCAGCTGGGAGCTCTTTTGGCTTTGCATCAAGGGAAGGATGCCAAATTAAGGTGTCTAAACACGGCTTACCTCACTTTATTGCCCAAGAAGGTCGATGCTTTACAAGTAAAAGACTATCGTCCCATCAGTTTAGCCCATAGCTTTGCAAAATTGATCATCAAGATCTTAGCTAACAGATTGGCACCGAAGCTTTCTTCCTTGGTCTCAGCTAATCAGAGTGCTTTTATCCGTCGCCGATGCATTCAAGATAACTTCACGCTTGTCCAACAAATGGCAAAGTGGCTGCATCATCAAAAGGAGCCTCACATTCTCTTTAAGTTGAACATTTCTAAAGCTTTTGATTCGACATCCTGACCTTTTTTGTTAGATATATTACTTTTCTTGGGTTTTGGTCGTCGTTAGTGCAATTTTATTTGCAGCCTGTTGTACACTTCCTTTACCCGTGTCTTATTGAATGGGGAGTCGGGGAAGATGAGTGTGGATCGCAGGGGTCTCTGGCAGGGTGATCCACTCTCCTCTATGCTTTTCATCCTTGTTATGGATGTCCTAAACTCGTTGATCAACCGTGCTAGCCAAGATGGACTGCTGCAGCctctcttcgctcggggtcttCATCATAGGGTCTCTTTGTATGCGGATGATGTGGTTCTTTTCCTTGGACCAGTTGCTTCAGATTGGACTTGATCAAGCATATTCTACAGCTTTTCAGTGAGGTTTCAGGTCTCAAAACTAATATGCTCTAGTGTTCTGTAACTCCAATTCATTGCCAAGAGGAGGATATGGCGGTCATAAGGGACTTTCTGCCTTGTGAGGTAAGGTATTTTCCATGCTCTTATATTGGCCTCCTTCTAGCAATTTGTAAGCTTTCAAAGTCGTCCTCCAATCTCTCGTCAATAAAGTATTTAACAATCTCTTTGGGTGGAAGGCCTCTTTGTTGAATCAGGTCGACATGCTCATTCTGGTGCCCGTTGTTCTCACGGCGACTCCCATTTACCAAATGATCGCCATGGATCTCCCCAGGTGGGTTCTCAAGGCGATAGATAAACGAAGATGAGGCTTTGTTTGGTTGGGTCAGGACCAAGCTAAGGGTGGTAGCTGCTTGGTTTCTTGGCAATGGGTGTGTCGCCCTTTCAATTTAGTGGCTTAGGTATTCACGATTTGGTGTCTCTCGGTTGGGCTCTTAGGATGAGGTGGTTGTGGCTTCAAAAGATTGAGCCGACATGGTCGTGGGCTGGGTTTTAGGTACAAGCCTCATCCGAATGCTCGTACTTTGTTTGCCATGGCTACAGTTTCTCTGGTTGGCGATGGCAACAATACAAAGTTTTGGTCTGATCGCTGACTACATGGTCGTTCTATCACTAATTTGGTTTCCAATCTTACTTCCTTAGTTTCTCAAAGGGCGATCAATCAAAGGTCGGTGTTTCAGGCTTTGGACAACAAATGCTAGGTGTAtaatttggtttaactcaaattatgagaaatacacatattaTGAGGAGTTTATactatacatggtcttgcactagctttcgatgattccttttgtgggatagagctaacgtgctttggagaaaatttctcttttggtAAGTCCTCcacaattcttaccaatttgacgttaattgggggagaattcgttttgatgattccattttggcattgatgtcaattgggggagaatttggactagatgttatattttgtaagaagaCTTTGCTTTTGGGGGAGAATTATTTGCTCATTGGGGAGAATTTGTAATCTCTTATGTTTGTAATGTGGATgtcaattggtggagtttcaaaaGCAAATCCATGAAACCTCATTGTTGGAAAAggttttgctttgcatgagcatattcatttttcatcttgatattgaaagtgcctagaggggggggggggatgaataggattttctaaaaattaaaactaaaacagcggattaaatctgccggatactccggtgaaggtcggatactccggtctggtccggagtatccggtctagtccggagtctccgatctatacaggaaatctagaacaactacgaattaaaacaagtagctagaatctaaagttgaagctaggtctactggatatcactgagctaaaataacacttaacactagcaagatgatcactagagcaatttgtatgaagaatcacaaattcacatgATAAAGCAAATTGCACGAATACGAACGCAAGAGATTTttccggagttcggccacctcacaaagaagtgcctacctcttcgttgaggagctcacaaagagccgggtcttttccaaccctatcctcttctagcgaccactaagatcaagctagaatttcttactcaattcgaagatgtttacaaacttcccatggcactctacaagtttgggtgctctacgggtgacgccttgccgtctagaagcacgaagcttcaagagaaatgatcgcagcgaatactcgaggaagaactcaatgctcaagtggcttaaaccctctccaaacacaaactctctaattttttgcaaactttgcactagaggtggttggagggtctttgaatgctcttaaagtgctcaagaggtctaaagttaaccagcaacagcaagcactaaatgccatggggtgtgggagcatttatagccctctctcaaaaactagccgttactgttctatcagaactgaccggagtatccggtgaacaccagagtattcggccctaaatccaaaaacagcgtcagaacggtcacagaacgtgtcagaactagccgttacagttctgttaagttaccggagtctccagtgaacaccagagtctccggtcctgatagGGCTTCCAAAAAGACTAAgcccggagactagccggaccctccggcctctccaggtaccggagtatccggtgaacaccggagactctagtctttttatcaaaaaattaaaagctaaccgagataaccctgccggagtctctcttggagactccggttaaaacttaacctcttaccggagtatccgttgaacaccggagactccggtctttttcaattaaaaaaaaagacttaaccgagactctctggtggagtctccctcggagactccagtctAATAACCCATAAattaccgaagtatccggtgaacaccggagactctggtctttttctaataaaaaataaaccgGAATCGAGACTCtttgccggagtctacctcggagactccggactaaacactgagtaccggagtatccggtgaacaccggagtatccggactcagtgaatttttgcagaactaactcagtgtccgtgggtgattgtgtctctcatctagttggttctaagggatattttgagcattgagacactaaccaagcaatcaaatgcaaccctcttaatagagcggctatcctagactcaatttcaaaaaataaaagaatttaaatcctattgagtactcttcgttgattctccatttgtttcgacgggcgtcaaacgtcacttGTCTTTTCAACTAATacttaaacatgttcataacttagataaacatattagtttcttaatcgttttatcatcaataagacaaaacccacttagggggcctagatgcactttcaatctccccctttttggcgattgatgacaacacgattaaagcttacacaaagatatatgaaataggattttaaattctagaagatatggtgagctccccctaaatgtgtgcattagTTTAAACTCGAGTTAtacacaaatgcacatattcaagatttaaattcgcaagagctccccctatatcctagaatccgtgggatacAATCTTAAGAAGACAAAATGCTTTATGGCAGGATATGGAACACACTTAACTTAAGAAAGTACGAtaatcatcacactaacataaaagtcttacaaatttaaatgagcacaaggttcatcacaaacaatagTCCAATTGTCCAACAACGATTAAGAATTAAACAGAGTCCAAAGCTAGAAAACTAAGGAAACTATGGAATGGataactttctctccccctttggcatcaagcaccaaaaagagagagcctaatcgctgctgccatcttcatcatcatcatcatcttcttcatcatcacttccttCAGAATCGTTGCCAGGAGCGGCGTCGGAGGAGTCATCTTGCGCTTTATGTTGAGAGCTCTCTGCagctgcttgggcttcatcataccatgcccaagggttttCAAACTCAACCggtgcactctccgcttcatccGAAGCGATGGGTGAACAAGGTGGCTGAAGGTTCATGGAGGTGTACATCTCTTTCTGAcgcttctccattttctttaagcgAACACCTTGCTCCTTGATTTGAGTAGCATTATGAGTGCAAACTCTGAAGATTGCTTTGAGAGCGCTTTTGATTAAcgatgaccctcgaggaggagcacgtcttgAGGCAAACTGTCTTGAGCttggaggagcacgaggaggtgatggcgatGGAGAAGGAGCTCGGATGTTCAGGGGCCTCATCCGATAGTGTTCATGCTTTACTTCCTTCACAAAGGTCTTCTTGGACACTCTCTCAATGATAAACATAATGTAAGGGGCATATCCACAGCTTTTGATtggcgacttggatgtaaacACAATCTCTTCCCAAAGGAAGTGCGCCACACTGAAGGGAGCATGGTCATTGGACATGGCGGCAAGGAGGTTTCTGGAAATACTCTGCACAGTTGTTGCATCCCCACTCTTAGGCGCCAAGGTGAGTCGAAATAGGGAGTTTAAGCAACGATAGAATGGCCTCATCCCTGTAAGCTTTCCAAACTCgactcgtccatgatttagatacatgaacccaatttcttccaaagtcagctgattctcattgtgaatttgatctttggatgtATCTCTAGCATCAAGATGGAAGTGATGAGCGAATCCTCTGAAGCTAATTCTGTACTTAACTCCTtctgtcatccagtgcataacgggattctcagatccctcaaaccacactgtaGCATAAAACTGTGCGATaacttcctcgcaccaatcatacctgAAAGCCATTATATTTTTGaccttcttgctctcacaagctgcAATGACCTCATTGAACACGGGATCATCTTTCTGAGTCATATAGTTCCAGTCAATCCACTGCATAGGAGTAATCGGCTTCTTTTTGGCCAAGATCACCGTTTCATAGAAATTTGcctgaaaatcattccaaaaccGATGATCTGCAACATTTTTCCTCATAATTATATGGGTTGTTCAACCTCTCTATAACAACCCTGGATacatgcttcatgtagttcATCGTTTGTTTTGGAAGGTCGAAGATGCTAGCAGTTCTCAGAGGTCTATGAAGCTTCAATGGTCCAATAACTTCATCAGcctgctcttcttcctcattaTCCTCGGACTCAAACGAGTGTTCTGAagcaacacctttgcctctctcttccctAGAGGGCATTCTACCTTTTCCCCTTCCCGCTGTCACTTTAGCTAAGCCCTTTCCCCTAGCACTTTCTCGGCCTCTCATAGCTTGAGTTTTGGTCCGGCATAAGGTCACAATGTCCCTTTCATATTGTTCAGTGGCTCCCCCTTCTTCAATGTGAATACCTCTACCTGAGGCCACtttgcggactctttcaccACTTGCGTGCCCACTTCCACTATCTTCAAAATGTGCCGGTGCTCTTGCTTCTTGAGCGCGAGGgtcactcttttgtttcttcttcctctcgaaaGTACGACCCTTCACAAAATGATCTCTGGCCATTGCAAATACCCTAAGAGATATAGAATGAAATGTAGATGTGAGGAAAACTGATTAAAGAAGGGCTGCTGAAAAACAGGCAGATACCGGAGTATCTCCCAAAACttagggttttggaagattcGGCCGACGAGAGTTGAAACTGGTTTAGGGATGAGTTCTAGGAGGTACTAGGAGCTATTCTACCAAGGGAAAACGATCCTAGACAAGGGCATTGATAGATCGGGAAGATTTGGGGAAAAAGTACCTTTTGAGCAAAAATCCTCCGGGGATCTTGATGAATAGGAATTTCCGGAGATTCCGGCCTTGAATCCAAGTGAGAAACTAAGCAAATCTTGAAGCTCCTTGGTTGTTTCTCAAAAATCACCGGAGAGGGTGCttttgggagagaggagttgAGAATAGATGAAAAGGAAGAACTGTTCGGGCAGGGGGTTATGTAGGAAATCTGgagacaccggagactccggtgaagactaGAGACTCTGGTCCTAATACTATACCAGAGACTCCAGTGGagactggagactccggtcctgatactTGTACCGGAGACTCTAATGaagaccggactatccggtaactggaacCAGGACAGGAATCAGCTTGAGCAGTGAACAGTGttaggtccggatactccggtgaacaccggacattccggtacctggaactgtGATAGAATAAATTTAAAGCTGAGATTTGGGGAGGAGTTTTTCGGGAGAGAATCGTTGGATATAAGgactaatttgctaaatgtgatcagccaacaagcatcattacataactatgatcataaATTGCAAATCATGATGGAGAGATCAAAGagccaaataattttgataaaatcactcaaaaatgcagttttcgcaaacttTTAGCTAAGAAAACTATAaatctataacaagcaaatatatgcaacagttcaagccacgttttgagaatctaggatatttaattcacttctcaactcgcaaaacctttgctcgtctagtggcttagtgaggatatcggctaattgtctttcggttctcacatggcgaatatcgatatccccttttgttgcatgatctctcaagaaatgatgtctaatgtctatgtgcttggttcttgagtgttgtacgggattgttgtctattttgatggtactctcattatcacacaaaagtggaattttggatgttttgtggccatagtctcttagagtttgcctcagccataggagttgagcacaacaagctcccgcggcaacatattcggcttcggcggtaGATAGAGCtacaaaattttgtttcttggatgaccatgacactaaggacctacccaagaattggcaagtccccgaagtgctttttctatctactttgcaaccagcataatcggagtccgaatagccgataaggtcgaaggatgaccctttaggataccataagccaaggtatggtgtatgaactaaatatcgaagaatcctcttaacggctattaaatggcactctttgggagcggcttgaaatcttgcacacatgcacacactaagcatgatatcgggcctagatgcacataaataaagcaaagagcctatcatggaacgatataccttttgatccacgcttttaccttctccattgagatcaagatgtccattagtttgcatgggtgtcttgattggtttggcattctccatgttaaacttcttgagcatgtctttgatatacttggtttgacaaatgaaggttccttccttgagttgtttgatttgaaatccgagaaagaacttcaattcccctatcatagacatctcaagtctccttgtcatgatcctactaaaatcttcacaaaattattgattagtagaaccaaatataatgtcatcgacatatatttggcaaacaaataaatcattatcaacattcttagtaaaaagagtagagtcggctttgcctatttcaaagccctttttgacaagaaaatttctaaggcattcataccatgctctaggagcttgctttagcccatagagcgccttatggagtttgtaaatATGTTCGGGatgcttgggatcttcaaagccgggcggttgctccacatataccaattcgaaGATTGGTCTATTgagaaatgcactcttcacatccatttgatataacttgaaatcatggtgagtagcataggctaataaaatacaaattgactcaagcctagctacgggagcataagtctcaccaaaatccaaaccttcgatttgagtgaacccttgagcaaccaagcgagctttgtttct
This region includes:
- the LOC133902664 gene encoding early nodulin-like protein 5, which encodes MALTAGSRGGLPLVPALALVAVILFLLLGPGVAEAAPELVFHVGGPRGWRVPDAGTSYGWWAMNNRFHVGDHLYFKYANDSVLVVDREAFDACNATEPLATFADGATTFRLDHPGFFCFISGEPGHCEEGQRLIVRVMVHPAAGATSPAAAPGPASGPATSTQLGHGGSGGRRPWPSGWPGASSSAATVVTASVAFAVAAATVVLISLVLMLQ